A genome region from Thermomonospora amylolytica includes the following:
- a CDS encoding ABC transporter substrate-binding protein, with product MPAPHFRRSGAPHGEPPKTSGAHPRPAGRARRRGRLGAGLAAAALVLAAGCGGGGADDGKITLTVDTFSTFGYEELFKQYEAQHPNIRIKHRNVVQLDDYLPRLEKWIAAGRGAGDVVAIEEGILTKFMAQPDRFVNLLDHGAGSLQGNFLDWKWRQALTPDGRYLVGLGTDVGGLAMCYRTDLFAKAGLPTDREKVGELWPTWDAYIATGQRFAAKVKDAKFVDGAVNLYNSMLAQQASQTVGHTYFDPSGKLVAAGNPAVKTAWDTTLKIQRSGLSAGLKSFEPSWGTGLKEARFATIACPSWMLGVIKENAGAAAAGKWDVAAIPGGSGSRGGSFLAVPRGSEHPREAAELAKFLTSPQSQIAAFKARNNLPSSPQALDDPAVKSFRNEYFNNAPVGEIYAGGAKALKPLYLGEDTNPVNQRFEDALLAVEQDKLTPDAAWTKALADAEREAR from the coding sequence ATGCCCGCACCCCACTTCCGGCGCTCCGGCGCACCCCACGGCGAGCCTCCGAAGACCTCCGGCGCGCACCCGAGGCCGGCCGGTCGCGCCCGGCGGCGCGGCCGGCTCGGCGCCGGGCTCGCCGCCGCCGCGCTCGTGCTCGCCGCCGGATGCGGCGGCGGGGGCGCCGACGACGGGAAGATCACGCTGACCGTCGACACCTTCAGTACGTTCGGGTACGAGGAACTGTTCAAGCAGTACGAGGCGCAGCACCCGAACATCCGGATCAAGCACCGCAACGTGGTGCAGCTCGACGACTACCTGCCCCGGCTGGAGAAGTGGATCGCCGCCGGCCGCGGGGCCGGCGACGTGGTGGCCATCGAGGAGGGCATCCTCACCAAGTTCATGGCCCAGCCCGACCGGTTCGTGAACCTGCTGGACCACGGGGCCGGATCGCTGCAGGGCAACTTCCTGGACTGGAAGTGGAGGCAGGCCCTCACCCCGGACGGCAGGTACCTGGTCGGGCTCGGCACCGACGTCGGCGGCCTGGCCATGTGCTACCGCACCGACCTGTTCGCCAAGGCGGGGCTGCCCACCGACCGGGAGAAGGTCGGCGAGCTGTGGCCCACCTGGGACGCCTACATCGCCACCGGCCAGAGGTTCGCGGCCAAGGTCAAGGACGCCAAGTTCGTCGACGGCGCGGTCAACCTCTACAACTCGATGCTCGCCCAGCAGGCCAGCCAGACCGTCGGCCACACCTACTTCGACCCCTCCGGCAAGCTCGTCGCCGCCGGCAACCCGGCGGTGAAGACGGCCTGGGACACCACCCTCAAGATCCAGCGGTCCGGGCTGTCGGCCGGGCTCAAGTCGTTCGAGCCGAGCTGGGGCACCGGGCTGAAGGAGGCCAGGTTCGCCACCATCGCCTGCCCGTCGTGGATGCTCGGCGTGATCAAGGAGAACGCGGGCGCCGCGGCGGCCGGCAAGTGGGACGTGGCGGCCATCCCGGGCGGCTCGGGCAGCCGGGGCGGCTCGTTCCTGGCGGTGCCCAGGGGCAGCGAGCACCCCAGGGAGGCCGCCGAGCTGGCGAAGTTCCTGACCAGCCCGCAGAGCCAGATCGCGGCGTTCAAGGCCCGCAACAACCTGCCGTCCTCGCCGCAGGCCCTCGACGACCCGGCGGTGAAGTCGTTCCGCAACGAGTACTTCAACAACGCGCCGGTCGGTGAGATCTACGCCGGTGGCGCCAAGGCCCTCAAGCCGCTGTACCTGGGCGAGGACACCAACCCGGTCAACCAGCGGTTCGAGGACGCGCTGCTGGCGGTCGAACAGGACAAGCTCACCCCGGACGCCGCCTGGACCAAGGCCCTCGCCGACGCGGAGCGCGAGGCCCGATGA
- a CDS encoding carbohydrate-binding protein, with amino-acid sequence MPVPSGASPFRARIRRWRRAAFAAVAALAIPAAALVAAPAPAGASIPPPPSGWSLVWGDDFNGSAGSLPSSDNWIIDIGHSYPGGPANWGTGEIQRYTADPANVSHDGQGNLRITPRRSASGEWTSARIETRRADFKPADGRILRIEGRIQMPNVTGDAALGYWPAFWALGSPYRGNYQNWPAIGEFDIMENVNGINSVWGVLHCGVNPGGPCNESSGIGASRACPGASCQSAMHTYRFEWDRSVTPNQLRWYVDGQLYHTVSQSRFDATTWNNMTGHGGYFLLLNVAMGGAFPNGVAGFGTPTAATVPGHPMIVDYVAVWQSGGGTTPTDPPPGGFDARSTIQAESYSAQNGVQVETTTDTGGGQNVSHVANGDWIRFDNVDFGSEPARQFKARVASGAPAGVSGLVRVRLGSPTGTVLGDFAISNTGGWQSWRTVPANITPTTGRHTVYLTFESGQPADFVNVNWFTFSTS; translated from the coding sequence GTGCCGGTGCCTTCGGGCGCGTCCCCGTTCCGCGCCCGGATCCGCCGCTGGCGCAGGGCCGCGTTCGCGGCCGTCGCCGCACTGGCGATCCCCGCCGCCGCGCTCGTGGCGGCGCCCGCGCCCGCCGGCGCGTCGATCCCCCCGCCGCCCTCCGGATGGAGCCTGGTGTGGGGCGACGACTTCAACGGCTCCGCCGGATCGCTCCCGTCCTCCGACAACTGGATCATCGACATCGGCCACAGCTACCCGGGCGGCCCCGCCAACTGGGGCACCGGGGAGATCCAGCGGTACACCGCCGACCCGGCCAACGTGAGCCACGACGGCCAGGGCAACCTGCGGATCACGCCGCGCAGGTCGGCCTCCGGCGAGTGGACGTCGGCGCGGATCGAGACCCGGCGCGCCGACTTCAAGCCCGCCGACGGCCGCATCCTGCGGATCGAGGGCCGGATCCAGATGCCGAACGTCACCGGCGACGCGGCGCTCGGCTACTGGCCGGCGTTCTGGGCGCTGGGGTCCCCGTACCGGGGCAACTACCAGAACTGGCCCGCCATCGGCGAGTTCGACATCATGGAGAACGTCAACGGGATCAACTCGGTGTGGGGCGTGCTGCACTGCGGGGTCAACCCCGGCGGTCCCTGCAACGAGTCCAGCGGGATCGGCGCCAGCCGGGCCTGCCCCGGGGCCTCGTGCCAGTCGGCGATGCACACCTACCGGTTCGAGTGGGACCGCAGCGTCACCCCCAACCAGCTCCGCTGGTACGTCGACGGCCAGCTCTACCACACCGTCAGCCAGAGCCGGTTCGACGCCACCACCTGGAACAACATGACCGGCCACGGCGGCTACTTCCTGCTGCTGAACGTGGCGATGGGCGGGGCGTTCCCCAACGGGGTCGCCGGGTTCGGCACCCCGACCGCCGCCACCGTCCCCGGGCATCCGATGATCGTGGACTACGTGGCGGTCTGGCAGAGCGGCGGCGGCACCACGCCGACCGACCCGCCTCCGGGCGGCTTCGACGCCCGCTCCACCATCCAGGCGGAGAGCTACTCGGCCCAGAACGGGGTGCAGGTGGAGACCACCACCGACACCGGCGGCGGGCAGAACGTGTCCCATGTCGCGAACGGCGACTGGATCCGCTTCGACAACGTCGACTTCGGGTCCGAGCCCGCACGGCAGTTCAAGGCCCGGGTCGCCTCCGGCGCCCCGGCCGGGGTCAGCGGCCTGGTGCGGGTCCGGCTCGGCAGTCCCACCGGGACGGTGCTCGGTGACTTCGCGATCTCCAACACCGGGGGCTGGCAGAGCTGGCGGACCGTGCCGGCCAACATCACCCCGACGACCGGCAGGCACACCGTCTACCTGACGTTCGAGAGCGGCCAGCCCGCCGACTTCGTGAACGTCAACTGGTTCACCTTCTCGACGAGCTGA
- a CDS encoding four-helix bundle copper-binding protein, whose protein sequence is MTYTAQMLETYPADVHLDHQQLASVIDCLTTCAQACSACADACLSEPAEELPRLARCIRDNMDCADICHTTAAVLSRHTGYDASLTHAQVQAAIQATRTCGDSCAEHADAHEHCRICMQACREAEEAMRGLLPKLQPSGRAPGKPSRTAPQQQG, encoded by the coding sequence ATGACGTACACGGCCCAGATGCTGGAGACCTATCCGGCCGACGTTCACCTGGACCATCAGCAGCTGGCGTCCGTGATCGACTGCCTGACCACGTGCGCCCAGGCGTGTTCGGCCTGTGCGGACGCCTGTCTGTCCGAACCGGCCGAGGAGCTGCCGCGGCTGGCCCGGTGCATCCGCGACAACATGGACTGCGCCGACATCTGCCACACCACCGCGGCGGTGCTGTCGCGGCACACCGGTTACGACGCCTCGCTCACCCACGCGCAGGTCCAGGCCGCCATCCAGGCGACCAGGACGTGCGGCGACTCCTGCGCCGAGCACGCCGACGCGCACGAGCACTGCCGCATCTGCATGCAGGCGTGCCGGGAGGCCGAGGAGGCGATGCGGGGGCTGCTGCCCAAGCTGCAGCCGTCCGGCCGGGCGCCCGGCAAGCCCAGCCGGACCGCCCCGCAGCAGCAGGGCTGA
- a CDS encoding LacI family DNA-binding transcriptional regulator, with protein sequence MPVPEKVRSALTNRSRGHVTITAIAREAGVSVSTVSKVLNGRADVAEGTRSRVEELLAKHAYPRGRRRGAPAEPAGLIDLVFDELDSPWAVEIIRGAEEVAHAQGVGTVVSAIHAGSEPARQWLDNLERRGSEGVVLVLDELDPARRARLEALRVPCVVIDPRGEPDPQVPSIGAANWAGGLAATQHLIDLGHRRIGIISGPAGVLCSRARLDGYRGALEAAGLPADPELVRHGDFHLESGYVQAARLLELPDPPTAIFAGSDQQAFGACEAARERGLRIPQDLSIVGFDDLPVSRWFSPPLTTVRQPLAEMGSLAARMLLRLARGETLETRRVELATGLVVRESTAPPR encoded by the coding sequence ATGCCGGTACCAGAGAAGGTGAGGTCTGCCTTGACGAATCGGAGCCGGGGGCACGTCACGATCACCGCCATCGCCCGAGAGGCCGGGGTGTCGGTCTCGACGGTGTCCAAGGTGCTCAACGGCCGTGCCGACGTCGCGGAGGGCACCCGTTCGCGGGTGGAGGAGCTGCTGGCCAAGCACGCCTATCCGCGGGGCCGCCGGCGCGGCGCCCCCGCGGAGCCGGCCGGGTTGATCGACCTGGTCTTCGACGAGCTGGACAGCCCGTGGGCGGTGGAGATCATCCGGGGCGCCGAGGAGGTCGCGCACGCCCAGGGGGTCGGCACCGTGGTGTCGGCCATCCACGCCGGCTCCGAGCCGGCCCGCCAGTGGCTGGACAACCTGGAACGGCGCGGCTCCGAGGGCGTGGTGCTGGTGCTGGACGAGCTGGACCCGGCCCGCCGGGCCCGGCTGGAGGCGCTGCGGGTGCCGTGCGTGGTCATCGACCCGCGCGGCGAGCCCGACCCGCAGGTGCCCTCGATCGGCGCCGCCAACTGGGCCGGCGGGCTGGCCGCCACCCAGCACCTGATCGATCTGGGCCACCGCCGGATCGGGATCATCAGCGGCCCGGCCGGGGTGCTGTGCAGCCGCGCCCGGCTGGACGGCTACCGGGGCGCGCTGGAGGCCGCCGGGCTGCCGGCCGACCCGGAGCTGGTCCGGCACGGCGACTTCCACCTCGAGAGCGGCTACGTGCAGGCCGCCCGGCTGCTGGAGCTGCCCGACCCGCCCACCGCGATCTTCGCCGGCTCCGACCAGCAGGCGTTCGGGGCCTGCGAGGCGGCCCGCGAGCGCGGCCTGCGCATCCCGCAGGACCTGAGCATCGTCGGCTTCGACGACCTGCCGGTGTCCCGCTGGTTCTCCCCGCCGCTGACCACGGTCCGCCAGCCGCTGGCCGAGATGGGCTCGCTGGCCGCCCGGATGCTGCTGCGGCTGGCCCGCGGCGAGACCCTGGAGACCCGGCGGGTCGAGCTGGCCACCGGGCTGGTGGTCCGGGAGAGCACCGCGCCGCCCCGGTGA
- a CDS encoding extracellular solute-binding protein has product MLRVRRRARYLALVAASALALSACGSSGPAGGGSGEVRVWSLQDGVNKAEREAVAAYNKSADPKVKMETFLNDPYKQKLQVAMGSPQAPDVFMNWGGGNLKQYVDAGQVHDLTGALNADPAWRDRFLPVVMKTAQINGKYYGVPERGMQPIVLFYNKDVFAKAGQQPPKTWDDLLRLVDVFKDRGVTPFALAGSQAWTELMWLEYLLDRIGGPAPFQAIVERRPGAWKDPSVLRALTMIRELVDRGAFGTNYASVDYDVGGASTIFAQGKAAMHLMGSWEYATQLEQNPDFVKKDRMGWTAFPSVPGGQGDPKNIVGNPSNYMSVSAGSKDKEAAVRFLKEGLTSDAYIRGMISVGEVPAIKGVEPQLRSGPAPEYGTFIYGLVSGAPNFTQSWDQALPPNVAEAMLTNLSKLFLKDITPQQFADAMDKIK; this is encoded by the coding sequence GTGCTCAGGGTTCGTCGCAGAGCCAGGTACCTGGCCCTGGTCGCCGCGTCCGCGCTGGCGCTCAGCGCGTGCGGGAGCTCAGGCCCGGCCGGAGGCGGTTCCGGCGAGGTACGAGTGTGGTCGCTGCAGGACGGGGTCAACAAGGCCGAGCGGGAGGCGGTGGCCGCCTACAACAAGTCCGCCGACCCCAAGGTCAAGATGGAGACCTTCCTCAACGACCCGTACAAGCAGAAGCTGCAGGTCGCCATGGGATCGCCGCAGGCGCCCGACGTCTTCATGAACTGGGGCGGCGGCAACCTCAAGCAGTACGTGGACGCGGGGCAGGTGCACGACCTGACCGGCGCGCTGAACGCCGACCCGGCCTGGCGGGACAGGTTCCTGCCGGTCGTGATGAAGACCGCCCAGATCAACGGCAAGTACTACGGCGTCCCCGAGCGCGGCATGCAGCCCATCGTGCTCTTCTACAACAAGGACGTCTTCGCCAAGGCCGGGCAGCAGCCGCCGAAGACCTGGGACGACCTGCTGCGGCTGGTCGACGTCTTCAAGGACCGCGGCGTCACCCCGTTCGCGCTGGCCGGCTCGCAGGCCTGGACCGAGCTGATGTGGCTGGAGTACCTGCTGGACCGCATCGGCGGGCCCGCTCCCTTCCAGGCCATCGTCGAGCGCAGGCCGGGCGCCTGGAAGGACCCGTCCGTGCTGCGCGCGCTGACGATGATCCGCGAGCTGGTGGACCGCGGGGCGTTCGGCACCAACTACGCCTCCGTCGACTACGACGTGGGCGGCGCCTCCACGATCTTCGCCCAGGGCAAGGCCGCCATGCACCTGATGGGCTCGTGGGAGTACGCCACGCAGCTCGAGCAGAACCCCGACTTCGTCAAGAAGGACCGGATGGGCTGGACGGCGTTCCCGTCCGTGCCCGGCGGCCAGGGCGACCCGAAGAACATCGTCGGCAACCCCTCCAACTACATGTCGGTCAGCGCCGGCTCCAAGGACAAGGAGGCCGCGGTGCGGTTCCTCAAGGAGGGACTGACCTCCGACGCCTACATCCGCGGGATGATCAGCGTCGGTGAGGTGCCGGCCATCAAGGGCGTGGAGCCCCAGCTGCGCAGCGGCCCCGCCCCCGAGTACGGCACCTTCATCTACGGGCTGGTGTCCGGGGCGCCCAACTTCACCCAGTCGTGGGACCAGGCGCTGCCCCCCAACGTCGCCGAGGCGATGCTGACCAACCTGTCGAAGCTGTTCCTCAAGGACATCACGCCGCAGCAGTTCGCCGACGCCATGGACAAGATCAAGTGA
- a CDS encoding carbohydrate ABC transporter permease: protein MQTGRLHGRSPVHQRPGVIWAAPAFVYFLVFAVVPLVLVVGLSFTHWNGLGMPRWAGAANWSRLAEDPTLGSSIRLSLILTAVAWLVQTPISLLLGVWAAGPGRGRAALSAVFFVPLLMSNAAVALLWQSLLDPNFGLAELIGPLLGAPDGNVLGDPGRALAAMALVVSWQFIPFHMLLYQAATRQIPRSLYEAAAIDGAGRARRFWSITLPQLRHTIVSSSVLIVVGSLTYFETILLITGAGPGTATRVLPLHMYITGFQAFEMGYASALAVLLVAAGTALSIGIVRMTGYSRMDSSREGM from the coding sequence GTGCAGACCGGCCGGCTCCACGGCCGGAGCCCGGTGCACCAGCGTCCCGGGGTGATCTGGGCCGCGCCCGCGTTCGTCTACTTCCTGGTGTTCGCGGTGGTGCCGCTGGTCCTGGTCGTCGGCCTCAGCTTCACCCACTGGAACGGGCTCGGCATGCCCCGGTGGGCCGGCGCCGCCAACTGGTCCCGGCTCGCCGAGGACCCCACACTGGGCTCCTCGATCCGGCTGTCGCTGATCCTGACCGCGGTCGCCTGGCTGGTGCAGACCCCGATCAGCCTGCTGCTGGGGGTCTGGGCGGCCGGGCCCGGCCGCGGCCGGGCGGCGCTGAGCGCGGTGTTCTTCGTGCCGCTGCTGATGTCCAACGCCGCGGTGGCGCTGCTGTGGCAGTCGCTGCTGGACCCCAACTTCGGGCTGGCCGAGCTGATCGGCCCGCTGCTGGGCGCCCCGGACGGCAACGTCCTCGGCGATCCGGGGCGGGCCCTGGCCGCGATGGCGCTGGTGGTGTCCTGGCAGTTCATCCCGTTCCACATGCTGCTGTACCAGGCCGCGACCCGGCAGATCCCGCGGTCGCTGTACGAGGCGGCGGCCATCGACGGGGCCGGGCGGGCGCGCCGGTTCTGGTCGATCACGCTGCCGCAGCTGCGGCACACGATCGTGTCCTCCAGCGTGCTGATCGTGGTCGGCTCGCTGACCTACTTCGAGACCATCCTGCTGATCACCGGGGCCGGCCCGGGCACCGCGACCCGCGTGCTGCCGCTGCACATGTACATCACCGGCTTCCAGGCGTTCGAGATGGGCTACGCCAGCGCGCTGGCGGTGCTGCTGGTCGCGGCGGGCACCGCGCTGTCGATCGGCATCGTCCGGATGACCGGTTACTCCCGGATGGACAGCAGCCGGGAGGGGATGTGA
- a CDS encoding carbohydrate ABC transporter permease, with protein MTTRQEIRRARTAPAGAHARPARPGPRRDGSRRPPFLRRANPLAALGALAWLVVVGMPVYYLVTVSLRTRADYLTAGPLAPPTSPTLDNYRLVLTGEFGRYFVNTAIVTVVSIAVVLALALPAAYAIVRGRHPLIRTGFSMMLLGLAIPSQAVIVPLYLLITRMHMYDSLAGIILPTVAFLLPVAVLVLTSTLREIPNELYEALALDGGGPMEALRTLAIPLSRPGLITVAVYVAVNAWNGFLFPLVLTQSQDQRVLTMGLWSLQGQYTSNVPALMAAMTLSVLPVLLFYAIGRRRLVSGLTAGFGK; from the coding sequence GTGACGACCCGACAGGAGATCCGCAGGGCCCGCACCGCGCCGGCCGGCGCGCACGCCCGGCCCGCCCGGCCGGGCCCGCGCCGGGACGGCTCCCGGCGGCCGCCGTTCCTGCGGCGGGCCAACCCGCTCGCCGCCCTGGGCGCCCTGGCGTGGCTGGTGGTCGTCGGCATGCCGGTCTACTACCTGGTCACGGTGAGCCTGCGGACCCGCGCCGACTACCTGACCGCCGGTCCGCTGGCCCCGCCGACCTCGCCGACGCTGGACAACTACCGGCTGGTGCTGACCGGGGAGTTCGGCCGGTACTTCGTCAACACCGCGATCGTCACCGTGGTGTCGATCGCGGTGGTGCTGGCCCTGGCGCTGCCCGCGGCGTACGCCATCGTGCGCGGCCGGCACCCGCTGATCCGGACCGGCTTCTCGATGATGCTGCTCGGGCTGGCCATCCCGTCCCAGGCGGTGATCGTCCCGCTCTACCTGCTGATCACCCGGATGCACATGTACGACTCGCTGGCCGGGATCATCCTGCCCACGGTGGCGTTCCTGCTGCCGGTGGCGGTGCTGGTGCTGACCAGCACGCTGCGCGAGATACCCAATGAGCTGTACGAGGCGCTGGCGCTGGACGGCGGCGGTCCGATGGAGGCGCTGCGCACGCTGGCGATCCCGCTGAGCCGGCCGGGCCTGATCACCGTCGCCGTCTACGTGGCGGTGAACGCCTGGAACGGCTTCCTGTTCCCGCTGGTGCTCACCCAGTCGCAGGACCAGCGGGTGCTGACGATGGGCCTGTGGAGCCTGCAGGGCCAGTACACCTCCAATGTCCCGGCGCTGATGGCGGCCATGACGCTGTCGGTGCTGCCCGTGCTGCTGTTCTACGCGATCGGCCGCCGCCGCCTGGTGAGCGGGCTGACCGCCGGGTTCGGCAAGTGA
- a CDS encoding glycoside hydrolase family 5 protein, with amino-acid sequence MTDDQRFLRVAGARLVDGSGTPVRLRGVGLGGWLNMENFITGYPANETLMRRTVRQVLGEERYHRFFDRLLTVFFDEADAAFLASLGLNCVRIPLNYRHFEDDRAPLEIIEEGFAHLDRVIDLCARHGIYTVLDLHAAPGCQNHHWHSDNPTHLPAFWEHRHFQDRLVNLWRVMAGRYADNPWVAGHNLLNEPADPTGEIIGPFYARLVQAVREVDPRHVIFLDGNTYSTRFDMFGDPWENTVYTCHDYALAGFVYGGPYPGYTEGVWVDRDQLERKFLERSEYQRRTGTPIWVGEFGPVYTGDPERDEQRYQILRDQLDIYDAHEAGWSLWTYKDVGLQGLVHIAPDSAYARRFGDFMAKKARLGADHWGSTDEGIRHVVDPLHAFMDEQFPDYDPYPFGRRKYTEDLVRHILFSQPLTVEYAELFRGLDDGELDALADSFSFAACVRREPLARILAERCRPQEAGSSGALRAG; translated from the coding sequence ATGACCGATGACCAGCGTTTCCTCCGGGTGGCCGGCGCCCGGCTCGTCGACGGCTCCGGGACCCCGGTGCGCCTGCGCGGCGTCGGGCTCGGCGGCTGGCTCAACATGGAGAACTTCATCACCGGCTATCCGGCCAACGAGACGTTGATGCGCCGGACGGTGCGCCAGGTGCTGGGGGAGGAGCGCTACCACCGCTTCTTCGACCGGCTGCTGACGGTGTTCTTCGACGAGGCGGACGCGGCGTTCCTGGCCTCGCTGGGGCTGAACTGCGTGCGGATCCCGCTGAACTACCGGCACTTCGAGGACGACCGGGCGCCGCTGGAGATCATCGAGGAGGGGTTCGCGCACCTGGACCGGGTGATCGACCTGTGCGCCCGGCACGGCATCTACACGGTGCTGGACCTGCACGCCGCGCCCGGCTGCCAGAACCACCACTGGCACAGCGACAACCCCACCCACCTGCCGGCGTTCTGGGAGCACCGGCACTTCCAGGACCGGCTGGTCAACCTGTGGCGGGTGATGGCCGGACGGTACGCCGACAACCCGTGGGTGGCCGGGCACAACCTGCTGAACGAGCCCGCCGACCCGACCGGGGAGATCATCGGGCCGTTCTACGCCCGGCTGGTGCAGGCCGTCCGCGAGGTGGACCCGCGGCACGTCATCTTCCTGGACGGCAACACCTACTCGACCCGGTTCGACATGTTCGGGGACCCGTGGGAGAACACCGTCTACACCTGCCACGACTATGCGCTGGCGGGGTTCGTGTACGGCGGGCCGTACCCGGGTTACACCGAGGGCGTGTGGGTGGACCGCGACCAGCTGGAGCGCAAGTTCCTGGAGCGGTCCGAGTACCAGCGCCGCACCGGGACGCCGATCTGGGTGGGCGAGTTCGGCCCGGTCTACACCGGCGACCCCGAGCGGGACGAGCAGCGGTACCAGATCCTGCGCGACCAGCTCGACATCTACGACGCCCACGAGGCGGGCTGGTCGCTGTGGACCTACAAGGACGTGGGGCTGCAGGGGTTGGTGCACATCGCGCCGGACAGCGCGTACGCGCGCCGGTTCGGCGACTTCATGGCGAAGAAGGCGCGGCTGGGCGCGGACCACTGGGGGTCGACCGATGAGGGCATCAGGCATGTGGTGGATCCGCTGCACGCGTTCATGGACGAGCAGTTCCCGGACTACGACCCCTATCCGTTCGGGCGCCGCAAGTACACCGAGGACCTGGTACGGCACATCCTGTTCTCGCAGCCGCTGACCGTGGAGTACGCCGAGCTGTTCCGCGGCCTGGACGACGGGGAGCTGGACGCGCTGGCCGACTCGTTCTCGTTCGCCGCGTGCGTGCGCCGCGAGCCGCTGGCCCGGATCCTGGCCGAGCGGTGCAGGCCGCAGGAGGCCGGTTCGTCCGGCGCGCTGCGCGCGGGCTGA
- a CDS encoding CHAP domain-containing protein has protein sequence MDPIGEKLLDIAKAELGYTEKSGGYTKYGDWYGKNVDNSSYFATAPWCDMFLAWAADKAGVTDWVGQFAYTVFHAQWFARKGAWGTEPEPGAIVFFDWSGTKSIDNIDHVGIVEKVEGDRIHTIEANSDGIYLKRQVRSPQHIVGYGYPAKVHVPGRSIEEVIGGGSRSGDTAAKYRPKHAAPASVEQIGGDTGGRPVQGVGEARDGLLPPVPDAPVFADVLTVAVAGTVALAVGRSVLTRLPARLPAISAPKLPTSSPVRLRKRGRHHRAPVELPADLAPADLTAADAQTVAMPLVSAAVAAEAEDREFWGQISRMDTEDLEFWDSIIAESEHGAAVR, from the coding sequence ATGGATCCCATCGGGGAAAAGTTGCTCGACATCGCCAAGGCCGAGCTTGGCTACACGGAGAAATCGGGAGGGTACACAAAGTACGGCGACTGGTACGGCAAGAACGTCGACAACAGCTCCTACTTCGCCACCGCGCCCTGGTGCGACATGTTCCTGGCCTGGGCCGCCGACAAGGCCGGGGTGACCGACTGGGTGGGCCAGTTCGCCTACACGGTCTTCCACGCCCAGTGGTTCGCCCGTAAGGGCGCCTGGGGCACCGAGCCGGAGCCCGGCGCGATCGTCTTCTTCGACTGGTCGGGCACCAAGAGCATCGACAACATCGACCACGTGGGGATCGTCGAGAAGGTCGAGGGCGACCGGATCCACACCATCGAGGCCAACAGCGACGGCATCTACCTCAAGCGGCAGGTGCGTTCCCCCCAGCACATCGTGGGCTACGGCTACCCCGCCAAGGTGCACGTCCCCGGCCGTTCCATCGAGGAGGTCATCGGCGGCGGCTCCCGCTCCGGTGACACCGCCGCCAAGTACCGGCCCAAGCACGCCGCCCCCGCCTCCGTCGAGCAGATCGGCGGCGACACCGGCGGCAGGCCCGTGCAGGGCGTCGGCGAGGCCCGGGACGGCCTCCTCCCGCCCGTCCCGGACGCACCGGTGTTCGCCGACGTCCTGACCGTCGCCGTCGCCGGCACCGTGGCGCTCGCCGTGGGCAGGAGCGTCCTGACCCGCCTCCCGGCCAGGCTCCCGGCGATCTCCGCTCCGAAGCTCCCCACGAGTTCCCCGGTCCGGCTCCGCAAGCGCGGCCGCCACCACCGCGCCCCGGTGGAACTGCCCGCCGACCTCGCCCCCGCCGACCTCACCGCGGCCGACGCCCAGACCGTGGCGATGCCCCTGGTCAGCGCCGCCGTCGCGGCCGAGGCCGAGGACCGCGAGTTCTGGGGCCAGATCTCCCGGATGGACACCGAGGACCTGGAGTTCTGGGACTCGATCATCGCCGAGTCCGAACACGGCGCCGCCGTCCGCTGA